The DNA region TTAATGAAGAAGAAAGCCATAATAccttgaagcattcggccatggagaattgaatgcatgtaagctcaattttgtttcgtttttaataatttctacatttttgagttCGTTGcagcttaacctagctagctcGTATCTCcgtttttgaaattattatagattttgtGAGATGCCATTGATGAGTATTCATGCTTTTTGATgattgataatgaaatatggaagttgaatgatagttttacatattttacaaagtgattttgagtaaaaatgcaaattatgtacTAAATTgcgaaattatgaaattatgtggttaaaagtatgaataaagtgaaaatatgggctgatttATGATAGAGAAAATTTTGGCTAGCATTGTTTGTCCTTAAttgcatgaaattgtgattttatgtgatagagactaaattgaaaaaatgtgaaataataggggcaaaagtgtaatttttccaaaatatgtaaattgtgttaaattgaatgaattaatgattaaataatctGATTTTTCTTATAACTAGATTGAGAAAAGCGAAATACGGGTGTAGATCGTGGAAAAGATAAAGATCGGACTAATCGATCTGTTCCGTCGTTttaacgatcgaggtaagtttgtataacgatcgaggtaagtttgtatgcaataagcattgttatatttatgcttttaatgctttgatatcatataaattgtatatatgtgattacTATTATGTTTAATGACATATCAGCtaaatttggcacttagtgtgcgggacatcaaatatggcacttagtgtgtgaaacATTGAAAATGGCACTTTGTgtgcgaaatattgagaatggcactcagtgtgcaaaatatcgaatgattcaacagGCATAGTCAAGGCAAGAATGATAGTACGACCGAAATAAGTAATACAGGTACGTACAAAACTTAGGAGAGAATCAAATGAAAATGGTGAGTTATATTGTATCATGTATCTGAAATGCGAAATATCTATGTATAAATACGTTTCAtgccaaaatgtgtttatttggctataatgaGGTATGATTTGAATGATACGTGAGATATGAGTTGAAGTTGTGTTAATTACATATACATATGGCATATATGGTACGATATACCgttatttgatgatatatataacaTGATTCGTATTTACTAAATAAGATGTGTTGGAAGTTGGAATGAATCAAGTTACTTGTATACATATTTGTTCATGAATATGTAAATGCGAATGAATTGGTGAGAATGTGATAGATCTATATGAGCAATGATACGAGTAAACAAGTGCAACTCTTGGTCAATTATGTAAATGAATTCACGTTATAAAGGTGAAAGCATATGAGGACATTATAAGTTATGAAAATGTTTAATATGTGTTTATTCAATAAATTGAGTTTAttaccatacgagcttactaagctttatagcttactttgtgttatctTTTGTATGTTTTATAGCGATTCAGACGTTCACTCGGGTGGGAAGTCAGCGGAGATCACATCACACTATCCGATTTTGATTTCGGTATTTATACACTtgtgacttggttatatggcatgtataggcttgagtcttttttataaaggttttggtgatgtatttggtcattttatATGGCTTAATAATGActtatgtttgatgtgtaattTACCTTGTGTAATGGCATAATTTGATATGGTTGGTGATGTTTAAGATGAACATTTGGACATTTGGTATATGTTGAGTATTTACTTATGAAAAACATGAATTTGGACTTAATAAGTGAATGGTTAATAGATGATTTATAAGTCAAGCTTTGTGTGTGATTGATGATGATAAAatacatatttgaaatatattgaattaatgaatgtgatatgtattttggtatgtgatggaaaaaggtgtaaaatgagaaatgaatcatgctagttttggtatgtgttttgtACAGGAAATGGTtatgatttgagttgatgaaATGGAGGGAATTGGTATAACatatttgtgtaaaaaaataacatgttttggcTGACTactaatgtattgaaatggtgtaAAATGTTGTGTTTTAGGTATGCATAAGaaaggtgagaaatgtggcttaaaccaagcctattttcactccacacggctgagcacacgggtgtgtggctcgaccgtgtgggtcacatggccttggtacacggCCGTATGTCCCATGGGGTAGCCCTTCAAagttaagtcagtataccctataggtttggcacagTCTAGACACAGAGGTATGTCAACTGGTcgtgtgtgaggcacacgggctagcacatgggcatgtggtcgtttgtgtgacccaagttagtaaccctTTTAGATTTCACACGgtccagcacacgggcgtgtcctcgacTGTGTGGTACAAGTTAATATGTATGGTCTGTTTTCATACGATCtgtgacatgggcatgtctggtggccatatgaggcacacggcctgttcacataggcatgtgacccttatatgttgaaaaattttctaaattcctcaaagtttggaaatattttcggtttagtctcgaaccacttctaaacatgttttaaggtcacgtaagaccttataagggacaatgtgaatgatttgatttgattttgattatgaatgcttaaatgtatgtgaatgaggtgtgttatccggtaatgcttcataaccctatttcgactacggatacgggttaggggtgttacacacaataCATACGGCACCACTGAACTAGGTTAATCTCAATCTTAATTTTAGACTTTAATGCTCATTCATGCAAACTTTGGCACGTCGCTCCTTTCTCCATACACTCTCATAGGTTGCCTAAATAAGACATCCCCCATTACTTCTCTTGTTCAATCTCTTGAACTCGATAATCTTGTAGTCTACTTTGGTTAAAAACTCGGTGACGCTTAGACTAGCTCCACAAATTTCATGTATTAGTAGCTTATCATGGATAAGGGCATCATATACCCTATCCCAAACACAAGGTCCAGCGATCTGCTCATGGTCTTCCGGCCAACTCAAACTCAAGGTTCCTTGGACCCACTCAAACTCAAGGGACCTCCGACTAACTCAAACTCAAGAGCTCTCTGACCAGTTCAAACTCAAGGGACCTCCGACCCATCTCAAACTCAAGGGTCCTCGGAACCACTCAATCTAGCTAGGCCTTACAAGCCCATCTTGATCACAGTGGCCCATTGGCAAACATAGATGGAGCTTGCAACTGCTCCAACGCTACTTAGGCACACTTTTGGACTACGCAGTTGCCCTCAAACCTATTGCCTCAATAGGACACTTCACTTGCTCCAAGAATTCTCAAGTGTACTCTAGCTTATAGCCTGTAGGAGCCTTCATTGGTTCCAACAGCGAGAAACGAAAATGATTCTCATGTTTAAACAGTAGTATACTTTGCTTCTAAATTGTTAGAAATATACTACTGCAAAGCAAAATTGTTAGCACTGACAGGAAACCAAACTGagtgtaaataaataaagcaatcaTTGTGCCGCGGAAAAACCACTGGCTTATAAGCAAATTCGCCTTGATCGGTGTAATTGTGTAGTGGACATCACCCCCAAGGTTAACACAATACTTCAATATTTGTACACCTGAATAAAGAAGGTGGAACATAATTGGTATTGCTCTTAtcgaaagaaatcgaaaaagaaaaataaagtagtTGGTCAGAAATCTGATCGAAAAATAAATTGGAAGAAGATTGATGAAACCACACTAGGTTCAATTCtcaagaaagattggaggggtcatagATGATCTCGCTTAAAACTAAATCTTCTAGACAGAATTTCCTTCCCGTGTAATTCCCCAGAACACCAGAATTTAGAGAACAGAAGGGGGCAAAACAATAAATTTGCAGTCAATTTCCTAAAAAATCTCAACAACCAGATTTTGATTCTGTCAAATTGTAACATTTAGAAGTTAAATTCTGATTTTGTCAAATCGTAATCATTTAGAAGTTAAATTCTGATTTTGTCAAATCATAGccgtttattttttttttcaatttctttgcattaccaacatACATATCTAGTTTATTTGTTCTTGAGTGCATTAACTAATGttcataaattaatttatctatttgtaCTATGTTTTTGTGGGAAAAGACTTAGTTGGTGAGAGTTTTCATTGTAAACGTACGGGACTGAAGCTATGACGACTAAGATATCACTTGGGCTTAAATCATAACTTATACTAAAAGATTATAATGGATTTTTCACTGAGAAAAATTGCATAGACGTAGAATTGGAATCAAACTACGTAAACATTTGCTTGTGTTCTTTGTTTATTGTTTCTTTAACTCATGACTAAACAAAAAACTAGTTAGTGACTTCAATACTTTGCATATTTATTACTGATGTTAACTGCAACTAATTGCTTTATGTATATCCGTTAAACAGCCGGAATAAACACaatatgaccgaatacacattgGATGACCGCAAAATATTCGGGAGGAATTAAAGGTGGAGATGAATATGTTATCCGCAGATTGATATTGATGGATAACCGGTTACACATTGAGGTCCATATCATAGCATCAGATTGATGAAAGTGTTTGACAAGGCAAGGCAAAACACCACTAGATAATTTAAGATAACAGCAGATGGATATTGACATCTGATATAAAAGGTATGCTGCCACTGCAGCTGTTTCTATATATAAACTAAACTGCTTTCATATTCAGACCTGGTGACTTCACAAGTTGACTATTGGATATTGATTTGCATATCAtctcttaattatttttctaatctCTGCTTCCTATCCTTTTGTTTTGCCTGAGACAATTTGGCCTACTGCAATAAGCTTTGATTTATGATTCCTGATGCTAGTGCAAGGATGTGAATTacaatattgatacttttatttatattaattaattatgatgatCATAATCTCGAGTGGGAATAAAATATATGGTTAAAAGCATCCACTAACATACCTAGTTGTTTTAGGCAATATTGCTATATTAATGGTAGGTTAAAAGAGTCCTTAACTACAATTTCTATTATGGAAAACCATCCACATTGCTTGtcataaattaaagaaaaaacaaGGCTAAGATTAATTTAATATACTTTAATTGGATAGTGAATGATTCATAGTACACACTCCTGATTTCATATCCCATTTTATCAGCTGGTCGGTATCATTAATGAAAAAGGTCATCTTTGGTTGGTTGATCACTTGGAAAACGATTGAGTGAAAATGAAGGAGCTTTTTGGACGGttaaatgaaaatggaaaacGTTTCGCATGCACAAAGCAACAGATTGGTCTTAGTCTCTTAGCTAGAATAGACATTATGAATGCAAAAATAATGGTCCAACCTAAGGGTTAAGGTTTAATCGAGTTGGTTTATGTATTCATCTGAAAATTAGTAAATATGTGTTCGAATCCAAAAATCTGCAACCCCTTTGAGAGAGATAAGATTTCAGCGGAAAAAAAAATGAGTACAATGATGAAAGTAATATTTGTGTCATCATTATATGATCAACGGGGCATCAGCCTTAGAAGAGGCTTCTCCGGTCAACATCGAGGCAGGATTAGCGAGATATTGCTTTAGCCGGCCCATTTCAATGGCCACATCTAGCATGGTTGGTCTTGTAGAAGGGTTGTACTGCGTACACATAAGGCCAAGTTCAACCAGTTCCAAAATAACATCACGCCATATTTTATCATAATTTGTTGGCATTGAACCAGGGCTGCATCTCAGCAGTGCTTGCTTTACTATGGGTTCAAGATTATGAGGATAGTGACATTTCACCCACTCATGTAAGCTTGAACCTTCATCATCATCTGTGGGGCGCCTTCCCGAAACTATTTCCAACAAAAGGACCCCAAAACTGTATACATCTCCTTGAGTGGAAGCTCGTTTTCCCATTCCATATTCTGCATTTAACCAAGTGAAAGATCAACAGCAGTGAGTATTTTAGTAATGAAGTAGCTATTCAAATGGCGCAGGCTGATGTTGTCAGCCATGGCAGAGACTGCGTAGTTTAACTAATAACACTAGTAGTGTAAAAACTAAACGAAAAAGTAGAAGTTTATGCTATTAATCCTCTATGGGAAAGTTATGATTCTAGCTAAAATAGAGCAATAAAGAAGAAAATGCATACCAGGAGCTATATAGCCAACAGATCCACATAACAAGCCATCTGCAGAGCTGTAGGAGATTGAATCATTTGCAGAAATTGTCTCATCAACACCTCTGACCAGTCTTGCAATTCCGAAATCTGTCACCAAAGCAGTCATGTCCTCGTCAAGAAGAATATTACTTGGTTTAAGATCACAGTGAACGACTTTAACCGGTGAGTAATGGTGCAGATAAGCAACCCCTTCAGCTACATCACTGCAGATGTTTACCAATTGGATCAAATCTAAGCCATGGCTTATTCCGTGGCTGGGGTATAGGTGCCTCTCCAGGCTCCCATTTGCCATCAGAGGAAGGACTAGAGCCTTGAAATCTGGCTTGCTGCAAATTGTAATGATCCTTATCAAGTTTCTATGCCTGGTTCGCTTTAGGACTTCACATTCTCTTCTGAAACTCTCTGAAATATCCCCGGCTGTCCTTGTGTCCAAAACTTTGACTGCTATTCTCGTATTGTCCCCAAAAATTCCTTTATATACATGACCAAAACGGCCTGAACCAATTAAGCTAGATGCACTGAACCCACCAGTGGCTTCAATGAGTTGTTCGTATGATATTCTTGGGTATTTAGGctcttttccatctttttcttcatcttcgAAATCCCCTCCATTGACAACACCAAGTCGATTCCGGAACGTTGATTTGAGCACCAGAGGGTATCCAAACATAAGCAATAAAGGAGTTGCAAACAACGAAACGATGATAGGCAAAAATATAACCAAATGAGAATGATGTTTCTTTCGGCATTTTGGCATGCCTTTAATCGAACCACAAAGACCATCATTCCCTGTGAAAGAATCCATAGTCAGCAATGAAAATGCCCCTTTGTCTGATATATTCCCGTGGAACTTGTTGAAAGAGAAGTTCATGGCCTTGATAGATGTTGATGCCTGAAAGGTCACTGGTATGTCTCCACTCAACTGGTTTAAAGCGACATCGAGTTCTTTAAGGTAAGGCAACTGTCCTATGGAATCTGGAAGCTCACCTTCCAAGAAATTAGAGGAAAGGTTAAGGTGCTCGAGGGCAATGCAGCTCCCAAGTTGCGATGGTATGGAGCCCGAGAGATTATTTGACGACAGATCAATGGCTAACACCATATCCATTTTACACAGCTCTAGAGGTAAGGGTCCATGAAGGTGATTACTAGACAAATTCAGGTATAACTTCAAGCTCCTCAATCCAGCAACTTCACCAGGAATTATCCCTGAAAGCTTATTTCGAGAAAGGTCTAAAATCTCCAGGTTGACACATTTGCCTAAACTCAAAGGAATTGTCCCTGAAAGCTGGTTTCCATAGAGTAGTAATCTTCTTAGCTGGGAGAGATTGGCGAAACTATCAGGAATTGAACCTGAAAGCTTGTTCATCGACAAATCCAACAGCCCCAAATGCGTAATGTTTCCTAGAGCTGAGGGAATCTCACCAGAGAGTGAATTATTTGAAAGATAAACTCTCTCTAGTTTCTCCATTCTGCATAATTCAGGTGGGATGGAACCATTCAAAAGGTTGCTAGACAAGTTCAAGAGGGTGAGATTCACAAGGTTGGAAATGCCAGGAGGAACGGAACCATATATCAGATTATCATCGAGATGAACCTGTACAAGATTGGTAGAAAGATCACCAATGATAGAAGGTATCTCTCCGCGAAGATTATTTCCGGCCAATTCTAGTTCTTGAAAGTTAGAGGAATTGAGTAAAGCAGCAAAAAAGGGTTGGAGGTTAGTGTTACCATCATGGCTAACGAAGTCATTATAGGACAAATAGAGGAACTGCAACTGCGGCATTTTGCGCACTATATTATATGGCAACTCCCCACTTAACATGTTGGACTCCAAATCAACCCATTGAAGTTTTGAGGAGTTGGAAAGGGCTTGAGGTACTTGACCAACTAGTCTATTCGACCAAAGTAAGAGAAACCTCAACTCCCTAAGTGAACATTTTGTCTTCGAAGGGATTTCACCACTGAGAGAATTGTTGGAAAGATCTATATATTGCAATGAATATGAGCCATTGCAAAAAAGAGAAGAGGGAATGTGTCCCGCAAGCCGGTTACTCCCCAAATCAAGGTATACTATTTGGTGAAGAAAACCCAACTCAGAAGGAATGTCTCCTTCAAGAAGATTCCATGACAGACTAAGTTGTTTGAGCTGAAAAAGAGAACCAAGCTCCGGTGGGATATGGCCTTGGAAGAAGTTCTTTGACAAATCAAGAACCATCAAAGAAGAAAGATTGGCTAGAGCAGGAGAAATGGTGCCTTTAAGTGACCTCCCACTAAGGTCAAGCTGCACCACTTGGTCTCTTTCATGGTTGCACCCCACACCCGACCAGTTGCAAACATGCACATTAGTGGAGTTCCAATGTTCCAGCGAGTTTTCAGGGTCTGAAACAACACCCGACATGAAGGAAAGCAACGAAACTCGATCATATGAAATTCTAGCATTCTCTTCAGCTGTAGACACAGAGAGAATGCTGATCAAGAATAGAAAACTAAACTTGGAAAATTTGCAAAACCCCATTATTTTGCTTCTTTTTAGTGAAACAAATTTGTGTTTTGCACCACCAAGATTATAGTAGCTAGGATAGAAGCCTGTAGCGTTGAGATGAATAATATATACAACGAAAGAAAATGTGAGGGCTGAGGCGGAGGCTGCCTAACTAGCGTTGAAGGAGTGAACGTACGTTTGGCGCCTATGATCTTTGACTATGCAATGAACTGAGTGATGGGCCAATCAAGGGTCAACAAGTGTGGACACGTGCCTGTAACACATCAGCAGCGTCACGAGCCGTGTAGCAATGGTGGTGTACATGTCAGCAAATAGCAGCTAGGCCTAACACTTTTGGCTATTGTAGTTTGCTTGTGAACCTGGGACAAATTAGTGGATGATGCGTTGGTTAAGGAGATATTAAAGATAATCATAGGTTAAAATATTGGGGGCATGCGTTTTGTAAAaggtaataatatatatgttggCAACACTTCCTCCTTTttcttcatatattatatatattagcatATTTAAGTGTAGACAGGCAAGGAAATTTCCGGCATACAGATTATGGGCAGATACAGAGATTAATGGATGGGTTTTATTGGGTAATTTTGCACTGAAATAATCAAGGGTTTTAAGGATATATTTATATGTAGCAAGCAAGCTAGCTAGCTAGCAAACCCTGCAAATGCACATCatctgttttattatttaattgtatttaaaatattttgtccattacaattacatttttaaagatattattataaaacgaaaataaaaacaccttaataactcaaaaaaaattaacatcttaaaaaaaaactttattaatgCATAGCTAATAAAAGAGAGGACAAAAACTAAATATCAAGCTAAAAGGTTTACCTTGCGGTTTAGTTtgattttttcaacttttttgaattaaatcggggtattcaatttttctatattttgaaCCGAAATCGAATTGGTGGACACAAGAACCCGGTTATTCTCAAACTATACTAAATCGGTTTGGTTTGATTAGGGTTTTGATTTCTATATTGCTTTTGAGTCTTGtgatttttaactttatttagaTAAAATTGTCTTTGGATTTAGACTTTTAAActttaattagataaaattatcttttattcTATATTTCTTAGACACTATTagacaattttaaattttttaattatacatAGAATAACAATTAGTATAtttgtctaaattttttttaaaaatctataattataaatgtttattaaaaatctaattaaatattGATTTAATCCCTCTCAATCTTCATTGCACATAACcaaatgttatatttttttatattttataactcgTACTATGCAATgacaacaaaaaaaagaaaagcaccCAACTTGGAAATGTTAATAATGATAACCAAAATTTTAGTAgttttaacaacaataataatagaaaaaagaaCATAGTACATaataagcaaaaaaagaaaaagaaaaaagatgaacacttgaATTTTTGGAAGTTTTagcaacaataataaataatcaaTAAATTCATGACAGACTGCATTGGAAatagatttagggtttttttataatttaattatacaatatgtaaaagtttaataTAACCTATATTTAGAATTTACAAgcaattgtttttgttttgggttttaaatgaGATTATATATTGAACTTATATGTTCAAAAAATATTAGatttgttttttgaaatttttatacaagcttttttaactttttggtgttcaattgaataaatcaaaatcgAATTGAATTATAGAAAACTTGAACTGAATTGTTGGTTCAACTTGATTTCttgatttaatcaaattttttgcGCAGCTTAATCCTTATTGAGCATATGAGCCACCTTATTAGCTTCTCACCATAGCCAACAAAAAGacaaattttgaaactaaaaggCAACTGCTCAGCAATCCAAAAtcaacataccaaaatcaaagaCATCCTTATCATTATTATTCAAAGCCAAAATCACTTGGAGGCAATCGCTATCAACAATAATACAGTCCATACCAAGGGATTTCAACCAACAAAGAGCCTCAATGATTGTAAAAGCTTCAGCAAGCTTTGGCTTCAACAAAAAATGGTAATGACATGAGAGGCCCTTGATAGAACCACTAGTGGAGTCTCTTAAAATAGCAACAAAGCTAGTTGACGGATCCTTCTTGAAGCTCACCACATCTATATTGCATTTAGACCAACATGTAGGAGGATTTATCCATGTAAAAATGATGCTCGAAGTTATAAGTAAATGTTGGACCTTTTCAAACATTGCCTTTCCATTCATCCAAGTCTATAGATGAGACATAGAAAAAGACAAGATAACAATCGCCAACACATTTTTATTCCTCCAATAATACATGTTTTTGTGGAACCATATGCTCCACATCGTCATAAGAACCTTGTACCTAAAATCACTATCTTGCGAATTAAAAAGTGATAAAATCATATCAGAAATAGAGGAATTTGAGAAGTGTCATCGAAAAAGATGCCAAATTGTATTAGCTTTGGCACAATGAAACAACACATGATCAAGGCTTTTTGTCTCTCCACATCGAGAACACATAGGATCCAGATGAATTCCTTTATCAACTAACCTTGTTTTAGAAGGTATAAAGGTCTTCAAGCATCTCCAAACAAAGTTTTAACCTTTTGAGGAATGTGAGGGTTCTAAAGGTGCAGCCATAGTCTCTCAATCGGAGGAGAAGAAATAGTAGTATAAAGGCATAGAGCAAGCCAATAACAAgtcttaacaaaaaaaaacatttatttgtaGTATAATGCTAAATTCTACAGTTCGGCTCCTTAGAATAATTGATTGGGGTATATAAACTACAAGCAATGTCTTGAAAAGCAAAAATACCGTTGATGAAGTAAATATCCCATATTAAGCCACTACTATGAAAAAGATCTCTAACTCTTAAGTCTTTCATTACATGTAATGGAGTCGAATCCATAAAAAAATTACTATCATCATAAATCCATGGATCCTT from Gossypium hirsutum isolate 1008001.06 chromosome A04, Gossypium_hirsutum_v2.1, whole genome shotgun sequence includes:
- the LOC107948243 gene encoding putative leucine-rich repeat receptor-like serine/threonine-protein kinase At2g24130, which encodes MGFCKFSKFSFLFLISILSVSTAEENARISYDRVSLLSFMSGVVSDPENSLEHWNSTNVHVCNWSGVGCNHERDQVVQLDLSGRSLKGTISPALANLSSLMVLDLSKNFFQGHIPPELGSLFQLKQLSLSWNLLEGDIPSELGFLHQIVYLDLGSNRLAGHIPSSLFCNGSYSLQYIDLSNNSLSGEIPSKTKCSLRELRFLLLWSNRLVGQVPQALSNSSKLQWVDLESNMLSGELPYNIVRKMPQLQFLYLSYNDFVSHDGNTNLQPFFAALLNSSNFQELELAGNNLRGEIPSIIGDLSTNLVQVHLDDNLIYGSVPPGISNLVNLTLLNLSSNLLNGSIPPELCRMEKLERVYLSNNSLSGEIPSALGNITHLGLLDLSMNKLSGSIPDSFANLSQLRRLLLYGNQLSGTIPLSLGKCVNLEILDLSRNKLSGIIPGEVAGLRSLKLYLNLSSNHLHGPLPLELCKMDMVLAIDLSSNNLSGSIPSQLGSCIALEHLNLSSNFLEGELPDSIGQLPYLKELDVALNQLSGDIPVTFQASTSIKAMNFSFNKFHGNISDKGAFSLLTMDSFTGNDGLCGSIKGMPKCRKKHHSHLVIFLPIIVSLFATPLLLMFGYPLVLKSTFRNRLGVVNGGDFEDEEKDGKEPKYPRISYEQLIEATGGFSASSLIGSGRFGHVYKGIFGDNTRIAVKVLDTRTAGDISESFRRECEVLKRTRHRNLIRIITICSKPDFKALVLPLMANGSLERHLYPSHGISHGLDLIQLVNICSDVAEGVAYLHHYSPVKVVHCDLKPSNILLDEDMTALVTDFGIARLVRGVDETISANDSISYSSADGLLCGSVGYIAPEYGMGKRASTQGDVYSFGVLLLEIVSGRRPTDDDEGSSLHEWVKCHYPHNLEPIVKQALLRCSPGSMPTNYDKIWRDVILELVELGLMCTQYNPSTRPTMLDVAIEMGRLKQYLANPASMLTGEASSKADAPLII